GCGTTACTTGCTTGATGTGGTGAAAGTACCCGAGCATCTGATTGCGGTGGAATTTCCGCTTTCGACGGTTGAAGCGAAAACGGCGGATCGCGTGGATATTCTAGTGCATAATTTCCGCGCGGGTGCGTCTCTTAACAAGCCATGGCTTTTGGTGGAATGCAAAGCTCCGGGCGAATACACGTGGCCGGTGTTGCAGCAGCAACTGAATAAGTATTTGCAAGTTTTGACGCCGAGCTACGTGATGCTTGCGCTTGGCGATTGCGTGCGCTTTTTTGCTCTAGATCCAGAGACTCGGCGTTTTATAAAAATTGACAACTTGCCTCTATTCGAATAGCAATATTCGTCCGAAAATATTTGGCGATTTACGAGATTTGTAAAAGAAGAATCTAGAGGCTACAGTTTTTTTCTTTTTTCGGGATGTCGTAAGTAGAATTGTTTCTTGTCTTCGTACATGCGCACATCGGCTTCATGCATGGCCGTACGGATATTGCCACCGTTTTCGTTGTAATAGAAACCGAGTGAAAAACTTACGTTGTCTGTATTTTCCGAATTTTCGCGTAGCTTTTGGACTTTTGCTTCGATGTCTTCTTTGGGCTGATCGAGGATGATGACTAGGAATTCGTCGCCGCCGGCACGGTAGATTTCGCTTTTGCTGAAAGTCAACTTTAGCGCGGATGATGCTTTTTTTAGTAATTCATCGCCCGCATCATGCCCATATTTATCGTTCACGGGCTTTAGCCCGTTCAGGTCGGCAAATATAACTGCAAGGGATTTGTACTGCACCTTACCGTTCATAAATTGAGAAACTCTATTGTTCATGGAATTGCGGTTTTGTACGTTTGTCAAAAGGTCCATGTTGCTGAGGTATTCAAGCCTTCCGACAAGCTGGTAGTTTGCAATTTCGGAGGCGACAAAGAATGTAGTGAGTTCGAGCGTTTCCTTGATGTTTAATGTGTTTGATACATCGAAATTTGAGACCCAAATAAATCCTAAAATGACATTGTTGTACTCTAGGGGCAAAAGCACAAGGCTTTCGATATTTGCGTTGGTGAGGGATCTATGCCAGTTCGGAAAGTTTTGCTCGATTGTTTCAAGGTCTTCCTTGTTTTTGATGATCAAGCAACTGTTACCGGCAAGGAGGTGAAGCCATGTCTTTGCGTAGTCCACGAAGTCTTCTGTTATATAGTCACGGACGGAACGATGGTTTGAATTTGCTTTAATGGAGTCGCTAAATACGGAATAGGTATGTTCGTTGAAGTTGGTCAGCAGAACACAGCAGTAGTTTGCTCCGCAAATTTTGCGGATGTCTTCGATGACTTCATCCATGGTCTTTTGCAAGTTCGTGGCACCGCGGAGCTTGACGCATGTCTTCAAGACGTTTTTAGACATTTCTGCTGAAAGCATTGATTCTTCGCTGGACTCACTTTCTTCTGAAGTTTCCTGCGACAAGGTGCAATACGCCTTGTTTGGATCTTCTATTCCCAGGGGGAGCAATATCATACTTATGTGGATATTGGATTGCTCGGGTTGGATAAATGCTTGGACCGGTTTTTGTTCAATGGCGCACTCGTGGCAGCATCGCTCAAAGTCCAAAGCTTTGGGCATGAATCTCTCGTAATTGGAGCCTGGTTCGAATTTTGTTTCAAAACTTGATTTGCCATTTCCGTTCAGCTTTTCCAAAAATTCGATATATTGCTTGTTGGCTATTTCGATGCAAATATTTCCTGCTTTCCCGTCATTTCTTTTTTCGACAGAAAGGATGCAGGCCATTGTTTTAAATTGTTCGATAAAATTCTGTAAGTTCTTCATTTAGCGGGTCCTGCTTTCGGGGTGTATTTCGTAAAAATGTTTCTTGTCTTTGTACATGCGGGAGTCGGCTTCTCGCATGGCGGCGCGGATATCTCCACAGTTTTCTTCGTAGTGGAAGCCTAGTGCGAAGCTGACGTTGCTTGGGTCTTCCGCCATTTTATGGAGTTGCTCGATTTTGGATTCGATGACTTCTTTTGGGGTTCCCATGAATATAATTACGAACTCGTCGCCGCCGGCACGGTAGATTTCGCTTCCGCTGAAAATTGTTTTTAACGTGTCGGCTGCTTTCTTTAGCAATTTGTCTCCGGCGTTGTGTCCGTTATTGTCGTTGACGGTCTTGAGGCCGTTTAAATCGGCAAATATGACGCCATAGGAACTTGGCATGCGTTCGCGTCCGGTCACGATTTTGAAAACGCGATTGTTCATGGCGTTTCGGTTCTTGACGCCTGTAAGGAGGTCTGTGGAACTCAGCATTTCGAGTTTTTGTAAAAGCTGGTAGTTCGCCACTTCCGAGGCGACAAAGTATGTGGTGAGTTCGAGCGTTTCCTTGATTCGATCGGTATCTTTTGTGTCAAAATTTGTTGCCCATATAAAGCCGATGTTCTCGTGATTGTACTGTAGTGGGAATAAAACGAGGCTCTTGATTTTGGCTTCTTGCATGGAAGCGTGCCAACGGGGGTTGCGTGCCTTGAGCTCTTCCATATCTATGTTGTCCTTAATAATAAGGCAAGAACTTCCAGCAATGGTCTCGGGCCATGATTTAACGATGTCAATAAAAGAATCGTTCAAGAAATCATTTAGTGAATAATGGCCTAGTTCAGGGGCGGCGCTTTCGCTTAGCAATGAACAAGAGTTTGTCTTGAAATCGGTGAGCATGATGCAGCAGAAATTTGCACCGCAGATGGTACGGATGTCCGCGATGACTTCGTCCATTGTTTTGAGAAAATTCTTGGTGCTGCGGAGTTTGATGCATGTCTTAAGAATGTCCGAAGTTGTCTTTGCGGATAAGTTTGTCATTTGGTCGATGTTGACCTTGGTGGACATTTCTTGAGTGTAGACGCAGTAGCCTTTGTTTGGTACTCCAAAATCAACCGGAACGCTAAAAAGGTTGAACCACATGTTGTATCGATCAGGATGGACATAGGCGTGCATGGGCTTGTTGAGAACGGCACAGCTATAGATAAAATGTTCGAAGTTCAAGTCTTTTGGAATATAAGCAGTGTAATCTAGTCCAGGCTGAAATGTCAGATTAGGTCGTCCGTCGTTGAATTCGTTTTTCTGTTCGAAAGATGAAAGGTAGGCCTTGTTACCGGTTTCGATACATATTTTGCCGTAGCTCCCATCGGGTTTCATTTCGATAGATATGATACAAGCCGTAGAACCAAATTCATTTATAAATTCGTCTAAATCCATAAATTCTCCCTTTCTGCAAAATTTTCTGATCTGATGTAATAAAAATAACACAAAATGTTATAATGGCGGGGGTTCCTAATTATTTCCCGCTGAGTTTTTGCAAAAAAGAGGGATTTATCACATTTTTTGAAATGCTTAGGCGCTTTTTTAGACTATTGAACGGTTGAAATGACTTCGCCGTCGGCGAGGCGTGTCTTGATGGTGTCGCCGCTCTTGAGTTGGCTTGCTTTGCGGATGAACTTCCCGTTTGCGTCTAGCGTGAGCGAGTAGCCCTTGGCGAGAGTCGTCTTGGGGTCTGCGTTTTTGACTTTTTCGCTGACGAGTTCGAACTCAGATTTTGCGAGGTCGAGGATTTTGCGTGTACCTTGCTTTAAACCTTCGTGGTTGCGGTCGAGACGTTCGTGCTCGGACTTTATATAAAATGCAGTGTCCTTCTTGATGGAGGCGGCGATGAGCACGTGCTTCGATTTCTCGTTCTGGATGAGCCCGAAAACTTTTTGCTGGAGCTGGTTTCCCATCGTGCCGAGTTGCTTGTTGTTCTTGGTCAAGAGGTCGCGGGCGCCATCGGCAATGCTTGCCATCGCGTCTGTCATGCGGTTCCAGCTATCCGTAACGCGTTCCACGAGACGTTTGGCGCAGTCTGTGGGCGTGATGCACGAGAGGTAGGCGACTTCGTCCAAAAGGCAACGGTCGATTTCGTGACCGATTCCCGTAAAGACGGGGATGGGGTAGTTTGCGACCGCGCGGCAAAGCGCTTCGCTATCGAAAAAGTTCAAGTCCGTCTTGGCACCGCCGCCGCGCACAATACAGACAACATCTAAGTTGGGATCACTTTGGAGTTGCTCCAGTGCGGCGATGATGCTCCCCTCGGTTTCGTTCCCTTGCATTCGAGCATAGACGGTCGTGACTTTGAATGCAAACGGTGAAGCTTCAAGTCGCGTGGTGAAGTCCTTGTACGCGGCCGTGTTTTCGCCGGTAATAAGCCCCACGCGGAGCGGCACTTCGGCAAGTTCTAGCTGCTTGTTCTTTTCGAGCAGGCCTTCCATCGCAAGGCGCTTCAAGATGGCGCTCTTCGTCAATGCGAGTTCGCCAATCGTGTAAATTGGGTCGATGTCCAAGATTTGCGCTTGCAACTTGCCGTATGGGATGTACAGTTCTGCACGCACGAGAAAGTTGACCTTCAAGTCGTGCTTGAGCGTAAACGGCTGCGAAAGGTTGGATATCTTTGCAAGAATCGCTTCGTATTTGGTGGTGTAGCAGTAAAGGGCGAGGGTGGCCTTCGGCTT
This portion of the Fibrobacter succinogenes genome encodes:
- a CDS encoding type I restriction enzyme HsdR N-terminal domain-containing protein: MIHDSIYDPIRKKEVPLTPEEHVRQATVRYLLDVVKVPEHLIAVEFPLSTVEAKTADRVDILVHNFRAGASLNKPWLLVECKAPGEYTWPVLQQQLNKYLQVLTPSYVMLALGDCVRFFALDPETRRFIKIDNLPLFE
- a CDS encoding sensor domain-containing diguanylate cyclase codes for the protein MKNLQNFIEQFKTMACILSVEKRNDGKAGNICIEIANKQYIEFLEKLNGNGKSSFETKFEPGSNYERFMPKALDFERCCHECAIEQKPVQAFIQPEQSNIHISMILLPLGIEDPNKAYCTLSQETSEESESSEESMLSAEMSKNVLKTCVKLRGATNLQKTMDEVIEDIRKICGANYCCVLLTNFNEHTYSVFSDSIKANSNHRSVRDYITEDFVDYAKTWLHLLAGNSCLIIKNKEDLETIEQNFPNWHRSLTNANIESLVLLPLEYNNVILGFIWVSNFDVSNTLNIKETLELTTFFVASEIANYQLVGRLEYLSNMDLLTNVQNRNSMNNRVSQFMNGKVQYKSLAVIFADLNGLKPVNDKYGHDAGDELLKKASSALKLTFSKSEIYRAGGDEFLVIILDQPKEDIEAKVQKLRENSENTDNVSFSLGFYYNENGGNIRTAMHEADVRMYEDKKQFYLRHPEKRKKL
- a CDS encoding GGDEF domain-containing protein; this encodes MDLDEFINEFGSTACIISIEMKPDGSYGKICIETGNKAYLSSFEQKNEFNDGRPNLTFQPGLDYTAYIPKDLNFEHFIYSCAVLNKPMHAYVHPDRYNMWFNLFSVPVDFGVPNKGYCVYTQEMSTKVNIDQMTNLSAKTTSDILKTCIKLRSTKNFLKTMDEVIADIRTICGANFCCIMLTDFKTNSCSLLSESAAPELGHYSLNDFLNDSFIDIVKSWPETIAGSSCLIIKDNIDMEELKARNPRWHASMQEAKIKSLVLFPLQYNHENIGFIWATNFDTKDTDRIKETLELTTYFVASEVANYQLLQKLEMLSSTDLLTGVKNRNAMNNRVFKIVTGRERMPSSYGVIFADLNGLKTVNDNNGHNAGDKLLKKAADTLKTIFSGSEIYRAGGDEFVIIFMGTPKEVIESKIEQLHKMAEDPSNVSFALGFHYEENCGDIRAAMREADSRMYKDKKHFYEIHPESRTR
- the xseA gene encoding exodeoxyribonuclease VII large subunit yields the protein MDQEVRTFSVTQYMRSLKNTVESTPAVWVHGVISQIAEKPSGVYLSIADFADGDVKPKATLALYCYTTKYEAILAKISNLSQPFTLKHDLKVNFLVRAELYIPYGKLQAQILDIDPIYTIGELALTKSAILKRLAMEGLLEKNKQLELAEVPLRVGLITGENTAAYKDFTTRLEASPFAFKVTTVYARMQGNETEGSIIAALEQLQSDPNLDVVCIVRGGGAKTDLNFFDSEALCRAVANYPIPVFTGIGHEIDRCLLDEVAYLSCITPTDCAKRLVERVTDSWNRMTDAMASIADGARDLLTKNNKQLGTMGNQLQQKVFGLIQNEKSKHVLIAASIKKDTAFYIKSEHERLDRNHEGLKQGTRKILDLAKSEFELVSEKVKNADPKTTLAKGYSLTLDANGKFIRKASQLKSGDTIKTRLADGEVISTVQ